The uncultured Fibrobacter sp. DNA segment AATGGGCAAATAGCCCTGTTAAAACTCAGGAACCAATCGTCCCCGCAAAAGCCCTTGCCGCAAACCGTTCACAATAAACTGGTGGAATACTTCAGAACATACATGTTAGTAGGCGGAATGCCCGAATCTGTGGTAAGATGGGTTCAAAGCCATGATTACCTGGAATGTCAGGCTATCCAAGACGACATTTTAGTCACGTACGAAGATGATTTTGCGAAATACAAAAAGAAGGTCGATCCGACCTTGTTAAGAAAAACATTTCAGAGTATCGCATCCCAGATTACGCATAAATTTACTTATTCAAAGGTCGGGGAATATAGGACTGAAAAAGTTCAGGAAGCCCTGCATTTGTTGACTCTTGCTGGACTCGCCATCCCTGTTACACGGTCGAGCGCCAACGGCCTTCCCTTGGGGAGTGAGGCTGACTCGGGAACACAAAAGGTACTTTTGTTGGATCCTGGCTTACAGCTTAGACTCCAAAATTTGAATTTGGGCGATATTTCCGAGATTATTTCGCAGATATTAACTGCGAGCGGAGCCGATTTGGTCAATAAGGGCGCTTTAGCCGAAATGGTTGCAGGGCTGGAAATCCTCAGATATAAGACGCCAAACATTCGTCATGAAATTTTCTACTGGAGCCGAACTCAAAGAAATAGCCTAGCGGAGGTGGATTATCTAGATGTTCGCAATGCACGTGTGACTCCTATAGAAGTGAAGGCGGGAACACAAGGCGGAATGAAAAGCCTTTGGATTATGATGCGGGAAAAGAAGCTGACGAGCGCCTATCGCTGTTCCCTTGAAAACTTTGGCGAATTCGATTATGTCGATTCTCTTGACAATAACGCCATCCGCCATGTTGAAATATGTCCGCTATATGCGCTTTCGCAAATGTAATTACCCTAACTGCCCGGGCAGCACGAGCTTTTCCTTCGGTGGGAATCCCGCGTCGTACTTCTCGAATGCCTCGGGGTTGCGCATGGCGACAAAGTACGGTTCGGGGTCGCGGTAGCTGCCGGTGATTCCGTCGAGGAACCCTTCTTGCAGTTCCTTGCAGAGGAAGTAGGGCGCGTCGCTGTCGGGGTCGTCGGCGTAGCGGATTCCCCTGGTGCTCGCGACCACAAAGCCGCTCTTGCCGTAAAACGCGATGTTCCCGCAAATCAGGAGGCAGCCCGCGCCCATCTCGGCGGCAATGCGCATGGAATGGTCGAGCAATGTTTTCCCGTATCCCTTGCGCTTGTAGTCGGGGCGGATGCTGATGGGCCCGAAGGTCATCGTGCGGATTTTGCGTCCGTCGTCGGCGTCGATGTGCGACCACGCGTACATCACGTGCCCGATGATTTCGCCGTCCACTTCCAGCACGAGCGAGAGTTCCGGCACAAAGTCGGGCTCGCTCCTGTAGCAGTGCAGCACGTAATACTCGGTGCATCCGGGACGGTAAACGTTCCAGAAGGCTTCGCGGGTAAGGTTTTCGACGGTCTTAAAGTCGCGCGGTTGTTCCGTGCGGATAGTGTAATTTTTCATTGTTTATCTCCAGGTTGATTTTTTATGACGGGCATAAAAATCGCCTTGGAAGACGGCCCAAGGAAAGTCTCCCAAGGCCCTAGACAATGAACCAAGATTTGCTAAACAGCATCCAGTCTCCGTAAGTTGGTACTAGTGGGAATATAGAATTTAAATATCCATTTTGACGAAAAAGTCTTCGTGAAGTCACAAATTGTGACTTCACACTAGGGATGCGAAATTGAACTGCAAGAAATCTTGATGTCCGAAATTCGGATATCAAGATGGGGCGGAGAAGGAGGACTAAACCCCTAAAGTGGTTGTCAAAGAATACTTGACAACCACTCAACACAGCACAATTACTGTATGCTTTCGTTTTTATCGAGGTCGAAAATGGGGATGCGTAATTGAGCCGCAAGAAATCTTGAAGTGCAAAAATTGCACCTCAAGTTGCCCTATTTTTTTGTATATTGCTTCTAGCACCAGAAAAGGTGGTATTAAGGATCGTTTCCGCATAAAGGCGGGACGGTCCTTTTTTTTGCAAAGGGGGCAAAATGAAGAAAGATGTAACCGTCGCGCCTAAAAAGCCCGTTTTTTCCCTGATAGACGAGAACTTGCTCAAGTCGCGTATATACACCATCCGCGGGGTAAAGGTCATGCTCGATGCTGATTTGGCCGAGATTTACGGGTATAGTACGAAGGCTTTTAACCAGCAGGTCAAGAAAAATATTGAAAAATTCGATGAAGATTTTCGATTTCGATTATCAAATAATGAAATCGAAGAACTTTCAAGGTGCAAATTTTGCACCTTGAACACGGAATCGGAAAACAACAGCGCTTCAAGGTCAAAAAAATTGACCTTGAACATGGCGATCGCAAGCGAAAGTCCTTCAAGGTTGAAATTTTCGTCCTTGAAAAATGGAGGACGCGGGTCGAATATAAAATACATGCCCTACGCCTTCACGGAGCAGGGCATCTACATGCTCATGACGGTCCTCAAGGGCGAACAGGCGACCGCCCAAAGCAAGGCCCTTATCCGCCTTTTCAAGCAGATGAAGGACTACATTGCTGCGGAGAATGCACCGGATGTTTCCGTGGGGATGGTCGCCTTGGCGACGCAGACGAGTCAAAACACGCGGGATATCGCCGAGATTGCCACGGATGTCCGCACGCTTTCTAACAAGGTGGAGCGAAACGAGAGTTTTCTCCAAAAAGTTATGGCAAATTTCGTCGACCCGAGCACCTTCAAGCATTTCCTGATTTTGAACGGGCAACGGTTAGAGGCCGATGTCGCCTACACGCAGATTTACGGCATGGCGAAGAAGTCTGTGCTGATTGTAGATATTTTTTCAAAAGCCGAGAGCAGCGGCTATGCTTGCATAGACATTGCCGAGGCTCAGAAAAAAGCATGGCGTAGCCATGCCACTACCTGGATGTAAAGACTCTCGACTTGTTGCGCTGCGTGGCGAAGGGTGTCTCTATCAAGATTTTCAGCGAACAGCACGGTCGTTCCCGCCTGACCGGGAGCATGCTGGCAGACTTCAGGGCCGCCCGCCCGGATGTGAAATTTGACGATGTTCGTGCCACAGGGAACATATTCCACGACAGATACATCTACCTGGATTTCGGGACCGTCAGCGAGAAACTTTTCCACTGCGGGGCATCATCCAAGGATGCCGGCAACAAGATCACAACCATCATGCAGGTGGAAGACATCGCGGGATATCGCCCACTGTTCGAGAAGCTGTTGCAAGACTCATCAAATTGCCGTTTTTAGCGTAATTTCGCCAAACACGTATAAAACATCGTCAAATTCGTGGCAATTTTAGCGCTCATATTGAAAAAAGCATAATTTCTGATAGTTTTTATATTGAAAAATCTATAATTTTCAACAGATTTTATGTTGAAATATCTATAATTTTAGTGTATATTTATGTTGAAAAATCTGTAACTTCTAAAAAAGATGAGGAAGTATGTTCAAGCGCAAGGCGTATGACAAAATGAAGGAGTGGAAACAGACTTACTCCGGGCGGTACGCCTGCCTTCTGGAAGGGGCTCGACGTGTAGGCAAATCCACCATCGCCGAGGAATTCGCCAAGAACGAATACGAATCCTACATCCGGATCGATTTCGCCAATGTCACGAACGAGATGCTGGATGTTTTTCGCGACATCTCCAAGCCGGACCTTTTCTTTTTGCGGCTTCAGGCAGAAACGGGCGTAACTCTTAAAAAACGCAAGTCCGCAATTATCTTTGATGAAATCCAACTCCAGCCCAAAGTGCGCCAGGCGATCAAATACCTTGTCCAAGACGGCCGCTACGACTATATCGAAACAGGTTCGCTCATATCCATCAAAAAGAATGTCCAGGGGATAGTCATCCCTTCCGAAGAGCACAAGATCAATGTCTATCCTATGGATTACGAAGAGTTCATGTGGGCCATCGGCAAGGATCCTTCCGTAATACGCGAAATCTATAAAGCTAAGACCGCCATCGGGAATGCAACCAACAGGAGCTTGATGCGTGATTTCAGGCTTTACATGGCTGTCGGCGGCATGCCGCAAGCGGTTGACGCATACATCCGCAAAGAAAACTTCGAGACCATCGACGGAATCAAGCGGAAAATCAACGACCTGTATTTTGACGACTTAAAAAAACTGGACCCGACGGGCCGCCTGTCCAACATTTACAAGGCCATCCCAAGCCAACTTGCGCTGAAGAAAAAAAATTTCACAATCACTAAAGCGACGGGTAAGCAGAAAACGCCAAAAGACGAGGAACGCTTTTTTGAATTGATGGACTCCAAGACGGTGCTCGCCTGCTACCACGTGACCAACCCGGGCACGGCCCTCGCGCAGACAAAGGATTTGAACAAATTCAAACTTTACACCGCCGATACGGGACTTTTTATTTCGCTGATGTTCGACAACTCGAAACAGACCAACGAGATTTACAAGAAACTCCTAAGCGACAAACTGGATGCCGATTTAGGCTACCTGTACGAAAACATCGCGGCCCAGATTATAGCGGCAAGCGACAGGGAGCTGTATTACCACACCTGGCAAAAAGAAAACAGCACGCATTACTACGAGATTGACTTTCTGCTGTCGCACGGCAATAAGGTTGTCCCTGTCGAAATCAAGTCATCGGCAACGCGAAACCACGAATCCATCGACCAGTTCGCAGAAAAGTTTTCCAAAAAGATTTACCGCAGAATCCTTTTCTCGCAAAAAGACGTGGACCATGTAGGGACGCTGCAACTCAAGCCCCTGTACATGTTGCCGTTTGCACTGGAAGAACTGTAGTTTATTCCAGTTGCCCGGGAAGCACGAATTGCTAGGGAAAACACACCTTTTTCTCAAGAAAAGACAATACACCTTATTGACAGGCAGTGCACAAAAGCGTAGTTTTAGGCATGTTTTTTACAACCTTTTTTGCGAGTATCGAAGGAGTATCTCATGAATAAATTATTATGGTCATCGTCCCTTGCTTTGGCGACAGCAGTTTTTCTTACGGCATGCGGTGACGAAACGACCAACGTCACCGAAACCACTGGCCCGACTTCGGTCACCAAGTTCAAAGACCTGGGCGAGTGTACTGCTGACAATTCCGGCGACATGGTCTACGTGAAGGACCAAGCATCCATATACTTCTGCGCCGACAGCGTGTGGAAAGAAATGAGCGCCTCGGCCGCAAACGGCTCCGACGGAAAAGATGGTTCCGATGGTAAAGATGGGTCGGACGGCAAGAACGGAAATGATGGTAAAGACGGCAAGGATGGCAAAAACGGAAACGATGGTGAAAATGGGAAAGACGGCAAGGATGGAAAGGACGGTAAAGACGGCAAGTCCGCTTATGAACTGTCTGGTTCCAAGCTCTCGCTGGAAGATTGGCTTAAGTCGCTGAATGGCGATAACGGTGAAAGCTGCACCGCCGTTGAAAATGCAAAAGAAAACGGCTACGATATCGTATGCGGGGACAAGGTCAAGGGTACTTTGAAGAATGGTACAAGTGGCACAAGCTGCGAGATTGTAAGCGACAAGGACGGTATTGTCACCTTGAAATGCGGTGACGTGGAGACCGAGCTCTACAAGGCTGTATGCGGCGCAACACCGTATGACCCGGCAAAAAAATTCTGCTTTGATATGGAGCTGTACGACTTGTGCGACGGCGAAGTTTATACTCCGGGCAAAGACCTCTGCGAAAGTGGAAAGTTGCAGAAATTCTGCTATTTCAAGGAGGACTCTCCAATCCGCTATGATGTACAAACTCACTTCTGTTATGGCGAGAAGATGTATGAACTTTGCGGCGGCGAGGATTACGACCCCACGAAGTATGATTGCGTTGAAAATCAGAAGCAGGAAAAAAAGACCTGCAAAGGAATACAATACAACCCGGAAAACGAATTCTGCGCAATGAGGGGATCGGTCGAGATTGGCACTTATAAAATGGTAACGATTGGCACTGGTGATAAAGCGCAGACCTGGATGGCGCAAAACTTGGATTACGAGGTTACTGGCAGCAGCTGCTTTGACGGAGACTGCTCCCAGTACGGCCGCTACTATAGCTGGAACGCTGCTATAAACAATAGCACGCCTGATGTTAACGGAAACATTCAGGGGGTTTGCCCCGACGGATGGCACTTGCCTACAAAAGGCGAGTGGGAACAGCTAATTCAGAATGTGGACGAAAATAAGAAACATATAGCGGGTATCGTGCTCAAGGATTCTGTTGTTTGGAAAGATCACGACGATAAAGGAACCAATGCGACTGGTTTCAGTGCGCTTCCTGCTGGCTACATGATATCTGATACCGATCGTAGCAACGATAAAGAAAATGCATTTTTCTGGAGCGCCACTGAATCCGAGAAAGAAGGAGACGCGTACTATGTGGTCTTATCCTACAACAACACCGATGCGGTTGTGTCCAATAATAATAGTAGTATGATTATTCTTAGCAAAACCACCAGAATGTCAATTCGTTGCTTGAAGGACTAGCAGTAAGGCGACCGCTGCATTAAAAATCTCGCCCGAGGTCAACAAATGGCTTCGGGTGTTTTTTACTTTTTCGGGACACTCCACGCCTTGCATTTCCCAAGAGCATCCTTTAGCGATGTCAGTTGCTTCCGGCTAAATTTCTCGTAGCTCACTTTTTGGGTTCCGCGATAAAACGCCATGCCTGCCGTCTTCTGCGCTGCATCATCGCCTAATTTCAATAAGGCTTTTCCCATGACATTTGCAGGCAGCAGGACCTTATTCAATTCACCATATCTCACATCATGCATAAATGAATAGGCATCACTGGATTCCATCAGTTTTGCATACAACCACAAAGCTTCGCGATCCCAGCCACTGAATTTTCCACTCACATCGAACACAATGTCTATTCCGTGCGCTACCGCCTTACAGCCCTCGGGAGCAGATTTATCTTTGCAAAAATAGAAGGGCTTTTCCCGAACGACCATTTTTTCAAAATCATTCACACTTTCATAACATGAGGGCAAGGACCAATAGCCTCGCTTCTGCTCTGAATAAAACTGCTTGGGAACATTAGTCCCGAACACCAAAAAACGTTCCCCATTCACGTCAAAGCACTCCATGTTCTCTACCAATCCTTCCGGTTTGTCCACCATATTCATTTGCTTGGTGCTGCCATAGAAACCAACCTGATGTTTTTCACGGGTTGCATCCTCCCAATAGCAAGGGAACATTCCCGCCGCCATCTCCGGAAGTTTTTCTTCTTCATCCGAAGTACATTTATCCAGGCAAGAAGAACATCCCGAGCTCACCGAAGTTTCCTCATCTAGCGAATCCGCCTCAACAGATTCTTCAGCAACAGATTCCCCTGCGGCAGGCTTATTTTCCACTGTCGCATTTTGAGTTTCCTCAATCGGTTTTTTCTTAGGGCATTCACCATCAATTACAATATTCAAAGTCGTCTTCAAGACTGGCGCCCTGTAAGAAGGGCACGAACACGAAAGCGCACTATTCCATTCCGCTTTAATTTTTTTCCCATAAAGGCCTCTAACAAAAGCCGAATCGATTGGAGACTTATTATCCTTTCTAAAAGATGGGTAATACTTATGAGCATTCAAAAAATCTATGGACGGAGGGAACACTTTCCTTTTCCGTAAGCGGTCGTCACTATTGCAAATTTTACAGCTGAAATGTTCAGAGGTTGTATCATAATCTGCATCAAAGACAATTTCTTCGTCCTTGTAATTCAGAACAAGTTTATTTTCCCAAAAAACATCTCCGCAAGCAATTGAATCTGGCCACTTCCATTTTGAATCAGGCAAAAGGCCGCGAGTTGAAGCCACTATCAAGCTGTAGCTTTCATCGTTTCTTTCAAAGTAGTCGACGCAAAAATGAGCCGTCGGCACCCCCTTCGCAAAAAGGGAACAAGAAAGAACAAACAAGAGCGACAAGCATTTCCATCTCATGGCAACATGTCCTTCACTTCAATGCAGCTCAGCGGGCAAACAAAATCATCTCCGCACGAAATCCAATGAACCATATTCTCCGTATGGTGCCGAATATCTTCAATTTGCTCAAATTCAAAGATGTTCATTTTCTCTTTTTTCTGCAAATCCAGCTTACCACATTTACCACCGATGCGGGCATAGAATTGGACATTCCTTTCAACGGTATCGAAATTGCAATTCAAAATATTCTTCGATGATATGGGGATGCGTTTCCCATAAAGGCTTTTTGCAGGTATTCCCTTGAGTACATCGGCACCGATAAACTTGGGAATTGGAATATAGACCTCTGTTGCGATAATATTTGTCAAATGGCAAGTGTCCTGTTCCACAAAATGTGCCAACGTTCTTTTCCCGTATTTTCCAAAATCCATCTCGTATGATTTTTCAACGCGCATGGTTCCTTCGCAAATCATCTTGTTCGCATCTTCATTTTCTTCATCATCCTTTTCGTTATTTCCATCGCTGAAAAATAGCCGCGGCAACACGTCGTAATAGTCAACCAGATGAAGTTCCACATTCTTTCCACCGCTCACGCAGTACTCTACAGCGGGAATCGTATCGTTACATTCGCCAACCAACTTTGCAGGGAAATCACGTTCCATCGGCGGGAGATCCGCGTTGCCGTTGGTTTCCCATTCGCCACTCCACTTTCCCCAAAATGTCATGCCATAAAAAGCCTTCAGGGTTTCACGAGCATTGCGCAGGTGAAAAGTTCTCCTGCTGAATTCATCTTTTTGCAAACCTCGACAGCAACCATTCATATCTTTGCTGCCATACAATTTGATTTTCTCTATTCGTTGTAACTTTATCGGCCTCTTCGGACAATG contains these protein-coding regions:
- a CDS encoding N-acetyltransferase; its protein translation is MKNYTIRTEQPRDFKTVENLTREAFWNVYRPGCTEYYVLHCYRSEPDFVPELSLVLEVDGEIIGHVMYAWSHIDADDGRKIRTMTFGPISIRPDYKRKGYGKTLLDHSMRIAAEMGAGCLLICGNIAFYGKSGFVVASTRGIRYADDPDSDAPYFLCKELQEGFLDGITGSYRDPEPYFVAMRNPEAFEKYDAGFPPKEKLVLPGQLG
- a CDS encoding FISUMP domain-containing protein, whose amino-acid sequence is MNKLLWSSSLALATAVFLTACGDETTNVTETTGPTSVTKFKDLGECTADNSGDMVYVKDQASIYFCADSVWKEMSASAANGSDGKDGSDGKDGSDGKNGNDGKDGKDGKNGNDGENGKDGKDGKDGKDGKSAYELSGSKLSLEDWLKSLNGDNGESCTAVENAKENGYDIVCGDKVKGTLKNGTSGTSCEIVSDKDGIVTLKCGDVETELYKAVCGATPYDPAKKFCFDMELYDLCDGEVYTPGKDLCESGKLQKFCYFKEDSPIRYDVQTHFCYGEKMYELCGGEDYDPTKYDCVENQKQEKKTCKGIQYNPENEFCAMRGSVEIGTYKMVTIGTGDKAQTWMAQNLDYEVTGSSCFDGDCSQYGRYYSWNAAINNSTPDVNGNIQGVCPDGWHLPTKGEWEQLIQNVDENKKHIAGIVLKDSVVWKDHDDKGTNATGFSALPAGYMISDTDRSNDKENAFFWSATESEKEGDAYYVVLSYNNTDAVVSNNNSSMIILSKTTRMSIRCLKD
- a CDS encoding ORF6N domain-containing protein, translated to MKKDVTVAPKKPVFSLIDENLLKSRIYTIRGVKVMLDADLAEIYGYSTKAFNQQVKKNIEKFDEDFRFRLSNNEIEELSRCKFCTLNTESENNSASRSKKLTLNMAIASESPSRLKFSSLKNGGRGSNIKYMPYAFTEQGIYMLMTVLKGEQATAQSKALIRLFKQMKDYIAAENAPDVSVGMVALATQTSQNTRDIAEIATDVRTLSNKVERNESFLQKVMANFVDPSTFKHFLILNGQRLEADVAYTQIYGMAKKSVLIVDIFSKAESSGYACIDIAEAQKKAWRSHATTWM
- a CDS encoding AAA family ATPase, giving the protein MYFSRLIDRYLKEWANSPRHKPLLLRGARQVGKSSAVRHLGENFEHMVEINFEKHPEFKAVFTTNLDVSRIVSELSAITGTPIVAGKTLLFLDEIQGCVDAIMSLRFFKEDMPDLHVVAAGSLLEFALNDIPTFGVGRIHSMFMHPMTFDEFLEANGQIALLKLRNQSSPQKPLPQTVHNKLVEYFRTYMLVGGMPESVVRWVQSHDYLECQAIQDDILVTYEDDFAKYKKKVDPTLLRKTFQSIASQITHKFTYSKVGEYRTEKVQEALHLLTLAGLAIPVTRSSANGLPLGSEADSGTQKVLLLDPGLQLRLQNLNLGDISEIISQILTASGADLVNKGALAEMVAGLEILRYKTPNIRHEIFYWSRTQRNSLAEVDYLDVRNARVTPIEVKAGTQGGMKSLWIMMREKKLTSAYRCSLENFGEFDYVDSLDNNAIRHVEICPLYALSQM
- a CDS encoding AAA family ATPase — its product is MFKRKAYDKMKEWKQTYSGRYACLLEGARRVGKSTIAEEFAKNEYESYIRIDFANVTNEMLDVFRDISKPDLFFLRLQAETGVTLKKRKSAIIFDEIQLQPKVRQAIKYLVQDGRYDYIETGSLISIKKNVQGIVIPSEEHKINVYPMDYEEFMWAIGKDPSVIREIYKAKTAIGNATNRSLMRDFRLYMAVGGMPQAVDAYIRKENFETIDGIKRKINDLYFDDLKKLDPTGRLSNIYKAIPSQLALKKKNFTITKATGKQKTPKDEERFFELMDSKTVLACYHVTNPGTALAQTKDLNKFKLYTADTGLFISLMFDNSKQTNEIYKKLLSDKLDADLGYLYENIAAQIIAASDRELYYHTWQKENSTHYYEIDFLLSHGNKVVPVEIKSSATRNHESIDQFAEKFSKKIYRRILFSQKDVDHVGTLQLKPLYMLPFALEEL